Proteins co-encoded in one Kribbella qitaiheensis genomic window:
- a CDS encoding non-ribosomal peptide synthetase — MSTADAREELLRRRLAGARGGNRSTIARADRDKPLPLSFGQQQMWFLNRLDTDSSEYLLPAALRMRGPLDLDALRRAWSELLARHEILRTRYELRDGEPVQVVDVTGGSELGLVDVSDVPAAEREARLTDLVTLETSAGFDLEREWPARATLLRAATDDHLLVVVLHHIAGDAWSTEQLSAELSELYGAHAAGITPSLDELPLQYADFASWQRSQDLTKEIGWWREQLAGIRPVDLPSDRPRPAVRSKAGADLPFALPDGLAGKVRELARKHDTTPFVVMLTAYQLMLSRYTGEQDVAVGTVVSGRTRPELQQMIGYGINTLVIRNQWSGDPTFDALVKETRARVLDAHDHQTVPFAKLVDDLRPERDMSRPPLFQVAFIVRQAQPDAFTLGEVVVEPVQSDFTVAKFDLNLKLTETTDGALDGVLTYATALFDQSTVQRMAGHFVRLLAASVEAPQTRLSALEMFGADEFDQLTIGFASSGGELEITEPVYLQVARQAAGELAVVDGESRLSYGELNGRANRLARFLVDEGVGPESRVAVAMPRSADLIVAVLAVLKAGGAYVPIDPDYPADRNSYILEDSDPELILVSGASTSGLPATSVPTVAVDYQARFAGFSTEDLGITAGPDNPAYLIYTSGSTGRPKGVVIENRQLSGYLAWCAREYDGLAGSSLLHSSVSFDLTVNALWGPLVLGGHVVIGSLDGSAPAPAVAPTFVKVTPSHLPFLVELPAGFSPTVDLMTGGEALTGESVDAWRAKFPGVTVINEYGPTETTVGCTALRIEPDDELPAGGLAIGKPMPNSRIYVLDAFLRPAPVGVVGEVYVAGDCVARGYLNRPDLTAEKFVACPWGAPGERMYRTGDLAAWDLDGTLTCPSRVDNQVKIHGYRIELGEIETTLQRHTGISQAIVIARDGLAGDKRLVAYVVPAAGVELNQAGLRGHVQEWLPEYMVPSAFVVLDAIPLTENGKSDLRALPAPGAPEQTSAQTVVARTTTEEQLAAVWGKVLGLTEVDVHTSFFELGGDSLSAVAVVGALRETGVDVAVWDVFEYRTVAALAEKLTGRAAKGETFVAPFALIPADDREQLPEGVTDAYPLSQAQTGMVAEMLAGEDEAHYHNTTSHRILDDQPLAPAALQRAADVLVERHANLRTSIDLGTYSRPLQLIHATAAMPIGITDLGAVTAEQRDEALRAFRAAERSNPFDLTSPALLRFHVHTTAETDGWWLTSTECHAVSEGWSYHSLLMELVTTYRAIRDGVELEPVETPKVRYADFIAGELAAVASEEDKAYWLNVATGYTPVELPAGWGEQGEAHVLYAGARSMDLEDGLRALAAKADASLKSVMLAAHIKVMSLLSAETSFTTGLVCDARPEAAGADRVHGMYLNTLPFPVERGARTWLELVEQTFARELELWPHRRYPMPQIQRDAGQRLINVFFNYQDFRQLDDNLVDPYAGETYESMDDMPVVASRRTSLQNESITEVPLTVSSRGGYIILTADSRVISRENAERLAGIYRSVLEAMAADPDGDARLGHLPAGEAAQVLKEFAEGPDGDPEPPILLDLIEQSVLQNPHKTALLAPRLELTYAELDEQANKLARLLITRGVGPESRVAVALPRSPELIVALLAVIKAGGVYVPIDPENPADRVEYVLADSTPLLLLTADNLLDRLPVGDVPVLLTDAASYADQSGEPVTNADRLQPLRRENAIYVIYTSGSTGKPKGAVLEHRQVANYLAWVAQDCAALGESSLLHSSASFDLTVNALWGPLILGGTVIVGVLDGTEEEPMAKPAFVKVTPSHLPMLAELSQDWSPAWHLMTGGEPLLGEVVQTWRAANPRGVVTNEYGPTETTVACTAITFAPGDPLADGPVGIGRPMPNIRIYVLDANLQPTPIGVTGEIYIAGPQVARGYLNRPDLSAAKFVACPWGAPGERMYRSGDLAAWNADGTLSCPTRVDDQVKIHGYRIELGEVETTILRHPAVGHATVIAREDRPGDKKLVAYVVPAGPPPPAFLPSSSPRTGLAELRPLDLDELRDVVAGWVPEYMVPAAFVQLPSLPLTASGKLNRAALPAPTFTVETTEFVAPRTAAEQQVAAVWRKALGIDRVGAYDSFFDLGGDSISAVSVVGGLRRAGLDAGVRDVFELRTVAALAEKITGRPAVVAEAAVEPFALIDLADRALVPAGVVDAYPLSEAQTGMMVELLSSETPRNYHNVVSTRLTDEKPLSVEALRQAAALLLERHEVLRTGVDLENFSVPMQLVHATAELPLHVEDLTGLSSAAQAEAIASFKAREQATHFQHEAPPLLRLAVHKIDEHSWEATVTQNHVILEGWSHHGLVMELLDYYLRFRDGVSQEAYEAPPVRFADAIAGELKALRSDEDRAYWSKVAALQKFSIPAGWAGDTSAERTAYRIEVSYADLEQKLRAVASEAQTSLKSVFFAAHLAVLSSLTDSREFHSGLTCHIRPAIEGAERVYGMHLNMLPVPHRREAGSWRELVARTFAAESDLWPYRFFPMPVIQRDLSKQRRLLDVFFSYQDYSSVAAKAAGTGIEGLDASVASGTTEFPLSVATGPGYLAVRSNTHALDRVAADKLAAMYRKALEAIVEAPDARWDTYELLPTADRAGLTAAPVEKAEAGPAFVPPRTETERILAKIWAKLLDIPRVGAFDHFFDLGGYSMLLVKTVSKAKAKGLPLSLFMYYDSDRLDHLALAVDAAIAAERGTAPASWYGVGVDMLPQAMEELKVPGATVAVMEGGELVAVRAFGTVFEGGEAVTGETLFTVASVSKLVSSVGALKLVDDGVLDLDEDIHTYLTSWEVPGRPRVSLRQLLGHRSGFTASPGGGVAPSEEAPTLLDVLNGKAPATNDPIRCEHQPGEKFVKAGANFVVLQQVIEDVTGESFETVMRRLVLDPLGMAGSSYDPSFPVVSGRTVALGHLAEGEPLEGGWRVRADAASGGLWTTAGDIATLTLEIRRSYLGRPRALLSQAIARQMLTPSGDGSFGLGATAELNGDDVQFGHGGEPRGYYGGTICRTGPGHGFVLLANGTAGKNLAQGLASRLASS; from the coding sequence ATGAGCACCGCTGACGCCCGCGAAGAACTGCTCCGCCGCCGGCTGGCCGGCGCGCGGGGAGGCAACCGGTCCACGATCGCCCGTGCGGACCGGGACAAGCCACTGCCGTTGTCCTTCGGCCAGCAGCAGATGTGGTTCCTGAACCGGCTCGACACCGACAGCTCGGAGTACCTGCTGCCGGCGGCCCTACGGATGCGTGGGCCGCTCGACCTGGACGCCCTGCGCCGGGCATGGTCGGAGCTGCTGGCCAGGCACGAGATTCTCCGCACCCGGTACGAACTGCGCGATGGCGAGCCGGTCCAGGTCGTCGACGTTACCGGCGGGAGCGAACTCGGCCTGGTGGACGTCAGTGATGTACCGGCCGCCGAACGCGAGGCCAGGCTGACCGATCTGGTCACGCTGGAGACCTCGGCGGGCTTCGACCTCGAACGGGAGTGGCCGGCCCGCGCGACTCTGTTGCGTGCGGCAACCGACGATCACCTGCTGGTCGTGGTGTTGCACCACATCGCCGGTGACGCCTGGTCGACCGAGCAGCTGTCGGCCGAGTTGAGCGAGCTGTACGGCGCTCACGCAGCCGGCATCACGCCGTCTCTCGACGAGCTGCCGCTGCAGTACGCCGACTTCGCCTCCTGGCAGCGGTCACAGGATCTGACCAAGGAGATCGGCTGGTGGCGTGAGCAGCTGGCCGGTATCCGACCGGTGGACCTGCCTTCGGACCGGCCGCGTCCGGCGGTCCGGAGCAAGGCCGGTGCCGACCTTCCCTTCGCCCTGCCGGACGGCCTGGCCGGGAAGGTGCGCGAGCTGGCCAGGAAGCACGACACCACGCCGTTCGTGGTCATGCTGACGGCGTACCAGCTGATGTTGTCTCGCTACACCGGCGAGCAGGACGTTGCCGTCGGCACCGTTGTTTCCGGCCGCACCCGGCCCGAGCTGCAGCAGATGATCGGCTACGGCATCAACACGCTGGTGATCCGCAACCAGTGGTCGGGCGACCCGACCTTTGACGCGCTGGTCAAGGAAACGCGGGCTCGCGTGCTCGACGCCCACGACCATCAGACCGTGCCGTTCGCCAAGCTGGTGGACGACTTGCGGCCCGAGCGGGACATGTCCCGGCCGCCGCTGTTCCAGGTCGCCTTCATCGTGCGGCAGGCGCAGCCCGACGCGTTCACGCTGGGCGAGGTGGTGGTCGAGCCGGTTCAGAGCGACTTCACCGTGGCGAAGTTCGACCTCAACCTGAAGCTCACCGAGACGACCGACGGTGCGCTGGACGGCGTACTGACCTATGCGACCGCGCTGTTCGACCAGTCGACCGTGCAGCGGATGGCCGGTCACTTCGTCCGGCTGCTGGCCGCTTCGGTCGAAGCACCGCAGACCCGGCTGTCTGCACTGGAGATGTTCGGCGCAGACGAGTTCGACCAGCTGACCATCGGCTTCGCGAGCAGTGGCGGCGAGCTGGAGATCACCGAGCCGGTGTACCTCCAGGTGGCTCGCCAGGCTGCCGGCGAACTCGCAGTCGTCGACGGCGAGTCCCGGTTGTCGTACGGCGAGTTGAACGGCCGCGCCAACCGGTTGGCCCGGTTCCTGGTCGACGAGGGCGTCGGACCCGAGTCGCGGGTCGCTGTCGCGATGCCGCGGTCCGCCGACCTGATCGTTGCCGTACTCGCCGTTCTCAAGGCCGGCGGCGCTTATGTTCCGATCGATCCGGACTACCCGGCCGACCGGAACAGCTACATCCTCGAGGACTCCGACCCGGAGCTGATCCTGGTCTCGGGCGCTTCGACTTCGGGGCTGCCGGCAACTTCCGTACCGACCGTGGCCGTCGACTACCAGGCCCGCTTCGCCGGCTTCTCCACCGAGGATCTCGGCATCACGGCCGGCCCCGACAACCCGGCTTACCTGATCTACACCTCCGGCTCGACCGGGCGGCCGAAAGGCGTAGTGATCGAGAACCGGCAGCTGTCGGGCTACCTCGCCTGGTGCGCCCGCGAGTACGACGGTCTGGCCGGCTCCTCGCTGCTTCACTCGTCGGTCTCGTTCGACCTGACGGTGAACGCATTGTGGGGCCCGCTGGTGCTCGGCGGGCACGTTGTCATCGGCTCCCTGGACGGCAGCGCGCCCGCCCCTGCAGTGGCACCCACGTTCGTCAAGGTGACCCCCAGCCACCTGCCGTTCCTGGTCGAACTGCCGGCCGGGTTCTCCCCGACGGTCGACCTGATGACCGGTGGTGAGGCGCTGACCGGCGAGTCGGTCGACGCGTGGCGGGCCAAGTTCCCCGGCGTCACGGTGATCAACGAGTACGGGCCGACCGAGACGACCGTCGGCTGTACCGCGCTGCGGATCGAGCCGGACGACGAGCTGCCCGCGGGCGGACTGGCGATCGGCAAGCCGATGCCGAACTCGCGCATCTACGTGCTCGACGCGTTCCTGCGGCCGGCCCCGGTCGGCGTCGTCGGCGAGGTCTACGTCGCCGGTGACTGCGTCGCTCGCGGCTACCTGAACCGTCCCGATCTGACCGCGGAGAAGTTCGTCGCTTGCCCGTGGGGTGCTCCCGGTGAGCGGATGTACCGCACCGGCGACCTGGCGGCCTGGGACCTCGACGGCACGCTGACCTGCCCGAGCCGGGTGGACAACCAGGTCAAGATCCACGGCTACCGCATCGAGCTCGGCGAGATCGAGACGACGCTGCAGCGGCATACCGGGATCAGTCAGGCGATCGTGATCGCTCGCGACGGGCTGGCCGGCGACAAGCGGCTGGTCGCGTACGTCGTACCGGCGGCCGGTGTGGAGCTGAACCAGGCCGGGTTGCGTGGGCACGTGCAGGAGTGGCTGCCGGAGTACATGGTGCCGTCGGCGTTCGTCGTCCTGGACGCGATCCCGCTGACCGAGAACGGAAAGTCCGACCTTCGCGCGCTGCCGGCTCCGGGTGCTCCCGAGCAGACCTCGGCGCAGACGGTCGTTGCCCGGACCACGACCGAGGAGCAGTTGGCCGCGGTCTGGGGCAAGGTGCTCGGCCTGACCGAGGTCGATGTCCACACCAGCTTCTTCGAGCTCGGCGGCGACTCGCTCAGCGCGGTCGCGGTGGTCGGCGCACTGCGCGAGACCGGCGTGGACGTGGCGGTCTGGGACGTCTTCGAGTACCGCACCGTCGCGGCGCTGGCGGAGAAGCTGACCGGCCGGGCAGCGAAGGGGGAGACGTTCGTCGCTCCCTTCGCGCTGATCCCGGCCGACGACCGCGAACAGCTGCCGGAGGGGGTGACCGATGCCTATCCGTTGTCTCAAGCGCAGACCGGCATGGTGGCGGAGATGCTGGCTGGAGAAGACGAGGCGCACTACCACAACACGACCTCGCACCGGATCCTCGACGATCAGCCACTCGCGCCCGCCGCGCTGCAGCGAGCGGCCGACGTACTGGTCGAACGACACGCGAACCTGCGCACGTCGATCGATCTAGGCACCTACTCACGACCGCTGCAGCTGATTCACGCCACCGCCGCGATGCCGATCGGGATCACCGACCTCGGTGCCGTGACGGCCGAGCAGCGGGACGAAGCGCTGCGGGCGTTCCGTGCCGCGGAGCGCTCCAACCCCTTCGACCTCACATCGCCCGCCCTGCTGCGCTTCCACGTGCACACGACGGCGGAGACCGACGGCTGGTGGCTGACCAGCACCGAGTGCCACGCGGTTTCCGAGGGGTGGAGCTACCACTCGCTGCTGATGGAGCTCGTGACCACCTACCGCGCGATCCGCGACGGCGTCGAACTGGAGCCGGTCGAGACGCCGAAGGTCCGGTACGCCGACTTCATCGCCGGCGAACTCGCCGCCGTCGCCTCCGAAGAGGACAAGGCCTACTGGCTGAACGTTGCCACCGGCTACACCCCGGTCGAGTTGCCCGCGGGCTGGGGCGAGCAGGGAGAGGCCCACGTCCTGTACGCCGGTGCGCGCAGCATGGATCTGGAGGACGGTCTCCGGGCGCTGGCCGCAAAGGCCGACGCGTCTCTCAAGAGCGTGATGCTTGCCGCGCACATCAAGGTGATGAGCCTGCTGAGCGCCGAGACCAGCTTCACTACCGGACTGGTCTGCGACGCCCGGCCCGAGGCCGCCGGCGCCGACCGCGTGCACGGGATGTACCTGAACACGTTGCCGTTCCCGGTCGAGCGTGGCGCCCGGACCTGGCTCGAGCTGGTCGAGCAGACCTTCGCGCGTGAGCTGGAGCTCTGGCCGCACCGCCGCTACCCGATGCCGCAGATCCAGCGCGACGCCGGCCAGCGGCTGATCAACGTGTTCTTCAACTACCAGGACTTCCGTCAGCTCGACGACAACCTGGTCGACCCGTACGCCGGTGAGACCTACGAGTCGATGGACGACATGCCTGTCGTCGCCTCGCGCCGGACCAGCCTGCAGAACGAGAGCATCACCGAGGTCCCGCTGACGGTCTCGTCCCGTGGCGGCTACATCATCCTGACCGCCGACTCCCGCGTCATCAGCCGGGAGAACGCCGAGCGGCTGGCCGGCATCTACCGGTCGGTGCTCGAAGCGATGGCCGCCGATCCCGATGGCGACGCGCGTCTCGGTCACCTGCCGGCCGGTGAGGCTGCCCAGGTGTTGAAGGAGTTTGCCGAGGGGCCGGACGGCGACCCGGAGCCGCCGATCCTGCTCGACCTGATCGAGCAGTCGGTGCTGCAGAACCCGCACAAGACCGCGCTGCTCGCGCCCCGGCTCGAGCTGACGTATGCCGAACTGGACGAGCAGGCGAACAAGCTGGCCCGGTTGCTGATCACTCGTGGCGTCGGCCCGGAGTCGCGGGTCGCCGTGGCGCTGCCGCGGTCGCCTGAGCTGATCGTCGCGCTGCTCGCGGTGATCAAGGCCGGTGGCGTCTACGTGCCGATCGACCCGGAGAACCCGGCCGATCGGGTGGAGTACGTCCTCGCCGACTCGACGCCGCTCCTGCTGCTCACGGCCGACAACTTGCTCGACCGGCTGCCCGTCGGCGACGTACCGGTGCTGCTGACCGACGCAGCGTCGTACGCCGATCAGTCGGGTGAGCCCGTCACGAATGCGGACCGGCTGCAGCCGCTGCGGCGGGAGAACGCGATCTACGTGATCTACACGTCCGGCTCGACGGGCAAGCCGAAGGGTGCCGTCCTCGAACACCGCCAGGTCGCGAACTACCTGGCCTGGGTGGCTCAGGACTGCGCCGCACTCGGCGAGTCGTCGCTGCTGCACTCGTCGGCTTCGTTCGACCTGACGGTCAACGCCCTCTGGGGGCCGCTGATTCTCGGTGGCACCGTGATCGTCGGGGTGCTGGACGGGACCGAGGAAGAGCCGATGGCCAAGCCGGCCTTCGTCAAGGTGACCCCGAGTCACCTGCCGATGCTGGCCGAGCTGTCCCAGGACTGGTCGCCCGCTTGGCATTTGATGACCGGCGGAGAACCCCTGCTCGGTGAGGTCGTGCAGACCTGGCGGGCGGCCAACCCCAGAGGTGTCGTGACCAACGAATACGGCCCGACCGAGACCACGGTCGCCTGTACGGCGATCACCTTCGCGCCGGGCGATCCGCTGGCCGACGGCCCGGTCGGCATCGGCCGGCCGATGCCGAATATCCGGATCTACGTGCTGGACGCCAATCTGCAGCCCACGCCGATCGGCGTGACAGGCGAGATCTACATCGCCGGACCGCAGGTCGCTCGTGGCTACCTGAACCGCCCGGACCTGTCGGCGGCCAAGTTCGTCGCCTGCCCGTGGGGCGCGCCAGGGGAGCGGATGTACCGCTCGGGTGACCTCGCGGCCTGGAACGCGGACGGGACGCTGAGCTGCCCGACCCGGGTGGACGACCAAGTCAAGATCCACGGTTACCGGATCGAGCTCGGCGAGGTCGAGACGACGATCCTGCGGCACCCGGCGGTCGGGCATGCGACGGTGATCGCCCGTGAGGACCGGCCCGGCGACAAGAAGCTGGTCGCGTACGTCGTACCGGCGGGGCCGCCGCCTCCCGCCTTCCTTCCCTCATCTTCGCCACGCACTGGACTAGCGGAGCTGCGTCCTTTGGATCTCGATGAGTTGCGGGACGTCGTGGCCGGCTGGGTGCCGGAGTACATGGTTCCTGCCGCCTTTGTGCAGTTGCCTTCGCTGCCGCTCACCGCGAGTGGGAAGCTCAACCGGGCCGCCTTGCCGGCGCCTACGTTCACGGTCGAGACGACCGAGTTCGTGGCACCGCGGACCGCGGCTGAGCAGCAGGTGGCGGCAGTCTGGCGCAAGGCACTCGGGATCGACCGGGTCGGTGCGTACGACAGCTTCTTCGACCTCGGTGGCGACTCGATCAGCGCCGTCTCCGTCGTCGGTGGACTTCGCCGCGCCGGGCTCGACGCCGGCGTACGGGATGTCTTCGAGCTGCGCACTGTGGCAGCCCTGGCTGAAAAGATCACCGGTCGGCCTGCTGTCGTGGCCGAGGCCGCGGTCGAGCCGTTCGCGCTGATCGACTTGGCGGATCGGGCGCTGGTGCCGGCGGGGGTCGTGGATGCGTACCCGCTCTCCGAGGCGCAGACGGGGATGATGGTCGAACTGCTGTCGAGCGAGACGCCGCGGAACTACCACAACGTTGTCTCGACGCGGCTGACCGACGAGAAGCCCTTGTCTGTCGAGGCTTTGCGGCAGGCGGCTGCTCTGCTGCTGGAGCGTCACGAAGTACTGCGGACCGGCGTCGACCTGGAGAACTTTTCCGTCCCGATGCAACTGGTGCACGCCACGGCGGAGCTTCCGCTGCACGTGGAGGACCTCACCGGTCTTTCCTCGGCCGCACAGGCAGAAGCCATCGCATCCTTCAAGGCTCGTGAGCAGGCGACGCACTTCCAGCACGAAGCGCCGCCGCTGCTGCGGCTGGCTGTGCACAAGATCGACGAGCACAGCTGGGAGGCGACCGTCACCCAGAACCACGTGATCCTGGAGGGCTGGAGCCACCACGGCCTGGTGATGGAGCTGCTCGACTACTACCTGCGCTTCCGCGACGGGGTCTCACAGGAGGCATACGAGGCTCCGCCGGTCCGGTTCGCCGATGCGATCGCAGGCGAGCTCAAGGCGCTACGCTCCGACGAGGACCGCGCGTACTGGTCGAAGGTGGCCGCGCTGCAGAAGTTCTCCATCCCGGCGGGCTGGGCCGGTGACACGTCGGCCGAGCGTACGGCGTACCGGATCGAGGTCTCGTACGCCGACCTGGAGCAGAAGCTGCGCGCGGTCGCGTCGGAGGCGCAGACGTCGCTGAAGAGCGTCTTCTTCGCTGCCCACCTGGCAGTGCTCAGCTCACTGACGGACAGCCGCGAGTTCCACAGCGGCCTGACCTGCCACATCCGGCCGGCCATCGAAGGTGCCGAGCGGGTCTACGGCATGCACCTCAACATGCTGCCGGTGCCTCATCGCCGCGAGGCGGGAAGTTGGCGGGAGCTGGTTGCCCGGACCTTTGCGGCCGAGTCGGACCTGTGGCCGTACCGGTTCTTCCCGATGCCTGTCATCCAGCGGGACCTGAGCAAGCAGCGGCGACTGCTGGACGTGTTCTTCAGCTACCAGGACTACTCGTCGGTGGCGGCGAAGGCCGCTGGGACCGGGATCGAAGGACTGGACGCGAGCGTTGCCAGTGGGACGACCGAGTTCCCGCTGTCGGTGGCGACCGGGCCGGGGTACCTGGCCGTTCGCTCCAACACCCACGCACTCGACCGGGTGGCGGCCGACAAGCTCGCCGCGATGTACCGGAAGGCGCTCGAGGCGATCGTCGAAGCACCTGATGCTCGCTGGGACACCTACGAGTTGCTGCCAACCGCTGACCGTGCCGGGCTGACGGCCGCACCTGTGGAGAAGGCTGAGGCAGGTCCGGCGTTCGTGCCGCCGCGGACGGAGACGGAGCGGATCCTCGCGAAGATCTGGGCGAAGCTGCTCGACATCCCGCGGGTGGGTGCGTTCGACCACTTCTTCGACCTGGGCGGCTACTCGATGCTGCTGGTGAAGACGGTCTCGAAGGCCAAAGCGAAGGGGCTGCCGCTGTCCCTGTTCATGTACTACGACAGTGACCGGCTCGACCACCTCGCACTGGCCGTCGACGCCGCCATCGCCGCCGAGCGCGGCACCGCGCCTGCCAGTTGGTACGGCGTCGGTGTCGACATGTTGCCTCAGGCAATGGAAGAGCTGAAGGTGCCTGGTGCGACGGTCGCGGTGATGGAAGGCGGCGAACTGGTCGCGGTCAGGGCGTTCGGCACGGTGTTCGAAGGTGGCGAGGCGGTGACGGGGGAGACGCTGTTCACGGTGGCGTCTGTCAGCAAGCTGGTCTCCTCGGTCGGTGCGCTCAAGTTGGTCGACGACGGTGTGCTGGATCTCGACGAGGACATTCACACCTACCTGACCAGCTGGGAGGTGCCTGGTCGTCCGCGGGTCAGCTTGCGGCAATTGCTCGGGCACCGGTCCGGATTCACTGCGTCGCCTGGTGGCGGGGTTGCTCCCTCTGAAGAGGCGCCGACGCTGCTCGACGTACTGAACGGGAAGGCGCCTGCGACGAACGATCCGATCCGGTGCGAGCACCAGCCGGGGGAGAAGTTCGTCAAGGCCGGTGCCAACTTCGTCGTACTGCAGCAGGTGATCGAGGACGTCACCGGAGAGTCCTTCGAGACGGTCATGCGCCGGCTCGTACTGGACCCGCTCGGGATGGCGGGATCGAGCTACGACCCGTCGTTCCCTGTTGTCTCCGGACGGACTGTTGCCCTCGGCCACCTTGCCGAAGGGGAGCCGCTCGAGGGTGGCTGGCGGGTGCGGGCGGATGCCGCCTCGGGCGGTCTTTGGACCACGGCCGGTGACATCGCCACGCTGACTCTGGAGATCCGCCGGTCCTACCTCGGCCGGCCGCGGGCGCTGCTCTCGCAGGCGATCGCGCGGCAGATGCTGACCCCGTCCGGGGACGGCTCGTTCGGTCTCGGCGCTACCGCGGAACTGAACGGCGACGACGTGCAGTTCGGCCACGGCGGCGAACCGCGCGGGTACTACGGCGGCACCATCTGCCGCACCGGTCCCGGCCACGGCTTCGTCCTGCTGGCCAACGGCACCGCCGGCAAGAACCTCGCCCAGGGGCTGGCCAGCCGGCTCGCCTCTTCCTAA